A window of the Acidovorax sp. YS12 genome harbors these coding sequences:
- a CDS encoding ATP-dependent DNA helicase has product MKSGISRIRNPVIARVFRELGLTEQWGSGIKRIFESAAQQGLPEPLIEEIATGIRLRIWLAQPHAAGQTPAPADDTSILQRLESRLESRLESKLAAKVLMHLTTQPMGKADLAKALGHTTVSGELHKQIRRLLDSGHIEMTLPDKPTSRLQRYRLTEAGQALLQQERP; this is encoded by the coding sequence ATGAAGAGCGGCATCTCGCGTATCCGCAACCCAGTGATTGCCCGCGTATTCCGCGAGCTGGGCTTGACCGAACAATGGGGCAGCGGCATCAAGCGCATCTTTGAATCCGCCGCACAACAAGGCCTGCCCGAACCCCTGATTGAGGAAATAGCCACCGGTATTCGGTTGCGTATCTGGCTGGCACAGCCCCACGCGGCAGGACAAACGCCTGCACCTGCGGATGACACCTCCATCCTGCAACGGCTAGAGTCGCGGCTAGAGTCGCGGCTAGAGTCAAAACTGGCAGCCAAGGTACTCATGCACCTGACCACCCAGCCCATGGGCAAAGCCGATCTGGCCAAGGCACTGGGCCATACCACCGTATCGGGCGAGTTGCACAAGCAAATTCGCCGCCTGCTGGACTCAGGGCACATCGAAATGACCCTCCCCGACAAACCCACCAGCCGCCTGCAGCGCTATCGGCTGACCGAAGCGGGGCAAGCGCTGTTGCAGCAGGAGCGCCCATGA
- a CDS encoding glycosyltransferase, translated as MTAAITIHFKKPRLTSACIDSLLADGWSPILVWDNSEDAGASLQHLQTRYAAEPRVVLVANPRNLGFGKGMNAALAALGRYGYTGPVLLVNNDAQVQPGMRFALEARLTHSNTPMLIAPRLMQDGQEQGWLYYQPWLALVTKRPVWGSFAYLSGCCLLVQRPDNTQPLFDETFFMYGEDVELSWRIRRQGGQLVLLDRSYLQHDGLGSSGHASAAYEQYLVQSHWLLAGKLASHAFSATLMRVLRIPSLLARACLRSWRYRSWVPLRAVSRLFV; from the coding sequence GTGACCGCCGCCATCACCATCCACTTCAAAAAACCCAGGCTCACCAGTGCGTGTATTGACAGCCTGTTGGCCGATGGCTGGTCACCCATTCTGGTTTGGGACAACTCGGAAGACGCAGGGGCCAGCTTGCAACACCTGCAAACCCGGTATGCGGCAGAGCCCCGCGTAGTGCTGGTTGCCAACCCCCGCAACCTGGGTTTTGGCAAAGGCATGAACGCCGCGCTGGCAGCCCTGGGGCGCTATGGCTACACCGGGCCGGTGCTGCTGGTCAACAACGATGCCCAGGTGCAACCGGGGATGCGCTTCGCGTTAGAAGCGCGACTGACGCACTCCAACACCCCCATGCTGATTGCACCGCGCCTGATGCAGGATGGCCAAGAACAAGGCTGGCTGTACTACCAACCATGGCTGGCGTTGGTGACCAAGCGACCCGTTTGGGGCAGCTTTGCGTACCTGAGTGGCTGTTGCCTGCTGGTGCAGCGGCCCGACAACACACAGCCTTTGTTTGACGAAACCTTCTTCATGTACGGCGAAGACGTGGAACTGTCTTGGCGCATACGCCGCCAAGGCGGGCAATTGGTGCTGCTGGACCGCAGTTATCTGCAGCATGACGGATTGGGCAGCAGCGGCCATGCCAGTGCTGCTTATGAGCAGTATTTGGTGCAGTCCCACTGGCTGCTGGCGGGAAAACTAGCGTCCCACGCTTTTTCTGCAACATTGATGCGTGTGTTGCGTATTCCATCCCTGCTGGCACGTGCGTGCCTGCGGTCGTGGCGGTATCGGTCATGGGTGCCATTGCGGGCAGTTTCCAGACTTTTTGTCTGA
- a CDS encoding glycosyltransferase family 4 protein translates to MNQPRILHITRNLPPLVGGMERLNWHIADELSRYAQVQLIGPSGSAAQRPVAVPVTEVPLRPLPRFLLASAWQAVAVARRFQPHIVLAGSGLTAPAAWLAARASGARAHVYLHGLDAAVQHPAYRAVWHPAIRRMDGVIANSQPTAELARNLGVAAEKIRIVHPGVTLPTAPQSPAALQDFRQRHQLGNKRLLLSVGRLTTRKGLREFVQQALPAIVQAAPDTLLAVVGDAPAHSLHASVQTRASIQAVADAAGIGQHLRFLGVITDPQELACAYESATLHIFPVRHLPGDPEGFGMVAIEAAAHGLPTVAFATGGIVDAVAPGQSGHLVPPGDYPALTQAALQILADDPGAWQTRTSTFAAQFAWPVMGKKLRDILQAGKHPEAKS, encoded by the coding sequence ATGAACCAGCCCCGCATCCTGCACATCACGCGCAACCTGCCGCCGCTGGTAGGCGGCATGGAGCGCTTGAACTGGCACATTGCCGATGAACTATCGCGTTATGCGCAAGTGCAATTGATTGGCCCCAGCGGCTCTGCAGCGCAGCGCCCTGTTGCCGTACCAGTGACCGAAGTGCCACTGCGCCCGTTGCCTCGTTTTTTGCTGGCATCCGCATGGCAGGCTGTGGCCGTGGCGCGGCGCTTTCAGCCACACATCGTGCTGGCAGGAAGCGGCTTGACGGCCCCTGCCGCCTGGCTGGCTGCCCGCGCCAGCGGCGCCCGTGCCCATGTGTATTTGCATGGGCTGGATGCCGCTGTGCAACACCCCGCTTACCGCGCAGTGTGGCACCCGGCCATCCGGCGCATGGATGGCGTGATTGCCAACAGCCAGCCCACCGCCGAGCTGGCACGCAACCTGGGCGTAGCAGCCGAAAAAATCCGCATCGTGCATCCAGGGGTCACACTGCCCACCGCACCACAAAGCCCCGCCGCGTTGCAGGATTTTCGGCAACGCCACCAACTTGGAAATAAGCGCTTGCTGCTGTCCGTGGGCCGCCTGACCACCCGCAAAGGCTTGCGCGAATTTGTGCAGCAAGCCTTGCCCGCTATTGTTCAGGCAGCACCCGATACCCTGCTGGCCGTCGTGGGAGATGCCCCAGCCCACTCGCTGCACGCCAGCGTGCAGACCCGCGCCAGCATCCAAGCGGTGGCCGATGCAGCGGGCATTGGGCAACATTTGCGCTTTCTGGGTGTGATCACCGACCCGCAAGAACTGGCCTGCGCCTACGAAAGTGCCACTTTGCACATCTTTCCCGTGCGCCATCTGCCCGGCGACCCAGAAGGTTTTGGCATGGTGGCGATTGAAGCAGCAGCGCATGGCCTGCCCACGGTGGCGTTTGCGACAGGGGGGATTGTGGATGCCGTGGCACCGGGCCAGTCAGGCCACCTGGTGCCACCCGGCGACTACCCGGCCCTAACCCAAGCCGCGTTGCAAATCCTGGCCGATGACCCCGGCGCATGGCAGACACGCACCAGCACCTTTGCGGCGCAGTTTGCATGGCCAGTGATGGGGAAAAAACTGCGGGACATACTGCAAGCGGGCAAACACCCAGAGGCTAAGAGTTGA
- a CDS encoding acyltransferase produces MSTFSAFFRPDIEGLRAIAVLLVIAAHYAIPGFSGGFIGVDIFFVISGYLITGLLVREHQATGRIALLRFYANRLRRLLPALATMLGVSALLIGWLLPVTQHPAHSQAGALASVWASNVFFAFADLDYFATETASNAFLHTWSLGVEEQFYLVWPLLILLIAPWAQGQPRRFGWFWLLVALLSLLACLWLVQSQAMLAFYLMPTRAWQFAAGALAWLLAQQLRPSPAQAKSASWLGLGLLVLSLIAIDASTLYPSMWALLPTMASMALLWAGSTDTLPAAIKPLCSAPMQAIGRLSYAWYLWHWPVLVMGQQMLPIHGHLGNTVLALGLSLLAAIATHHWVENPIRFGRPAQLRHRWQMGLALCLMVLLNSQMVRWNTEARDTLARSSNTAVARAVVDMPVIYQHGCDDWYHSDVLKPCSYGKESAPKTALLLGDSIGAQWFPTLTAMLDSQQWRIVVLTKSSCPMVDEPFFYQRIGRDYTECSTWRHRAIDWIQHNPVQRIFIGGTASPDFTAEQWTQGTRRILDQLAPHTEAIYVIEANPTLGFDGPSCLRQRSSAECQSPPASHPRYPEVARYVQQAIALQPKAHWLETSSFVCPNDQCQALRNIHGQETVVFRDSQHLTASFVAQAAEHFSRQIEGAHGIGTQPHQDRHAP; encoded by the coding sequence ATGTCGACATTCAGTGCTTTTTTCCGCCCGGATATTGAGGGCTTGCGTGCCATCGCCGTGCTGCTGGTGATTGCGGCGCATTACGCCATTCCAGGGTTTTCAGGGGGCTTCATTGGCGTTGATATTTTTTTCGTCATTTCGGGCTATCTGATTACTGGCCTTTTGGTGCGAGAGCACCAAGCCACTGGGCGTATCGCCTTGCTACGCTTCTATGCCAACCGTCTGCGCCGCTTGCTGCCCGCACTGGCAACGATGCTGGGCGTTAGCGCTTTGCTGATTGGGTGGTTGCTACCGGTTACCCAACACCCCGCGCACAGCCAAGCTGGCGCCCTGGCGAGCGTATGGGCGAGCAATGTATTTTTCGCCTTTGCCGATTTGGATTATTTTGCTACGGAGACCGCCAGCAACGCCTTTTTGCACACCTGGTCACTGGGCGTAGAGGAGCAGTTTTACTTAGTCTGGCCACTGCTCATCCTGCTGATAGCGCCCTGGGCTCAGGGGCAACCCAGGCGTTTTGGCTGGTTCTGGCTGCTGGTTGCACTCCTATCGCTGCTAGCCTGTTTATGGTTGGTGCAATCCCAAGCCATGCTGGCGTTTTACCTGATGCCTACACGTGCCTGGCAGTTTGCCGCTGGGGCACTGGCTTGGCTGCTGGCACAGCAACTGCGCCCCAGCCCGGCGCAGGCAAAAAGCGCAAGCTGGCTGGGCTTGGGGCTCTTGGTGCTCAGTCTGATCGCGATTGACGCCAGCACGCTCTATCCCAGCATGTGGGCACTGCTTCCCACCATGGCCAGCATGGCCTTGTTGTGGGCAGGCAGCACAGACACTCTCCCTGCTGCAATCAAGCCCCTCTGCTCTGCGCCCATGCAGGCCATTGGCCGCCTTTCCTACGCCTGGTACCTCTGGCACTGGCCAGTTTTGGTGATGGGTCAGCAGATGCTCCCCATCCACGGGCATCTGGGCAATACCGTGTTGGCACTCGGCCTGTCGCTGCTGGCCGCCATCGCCACCCACCATTGGGTTGAAAACCCCATCCGATTTGGTCGCCCTGCCCAACTGCGACATCGCTGGCAAATGGGGTTGGCACTGTGCCTGATGGTGTTGCTGAATTCACAAATGGTGCGCTGGAATACCGAAGCCCGCGATACCTTGGCCCGCAGCAGTAACACTGCCGTAGCCCGTGCTGTAGTCGATATGCCAGTGATTTACCAGCACGGCTGCGACGACTGGTACCACAGCGATGTACTCAAACCCTGCAGTTACGGCAAAGAGAGCGCCCCCAAAACCGCACTGCTGCTGGGCGACAGCATCGGTGCCCAATGGTTTCCGACGCTGACCGCCATGCTGGACTCGCAGCAATGGCGCATCGTGGTGCTGACCAAGTCGTCCTGCCCCATGGTGGACGAGCCATTTTTCTATCAACGCATAGGCCGCGACTACACCGAGTGCAGTACGTGGCGCCATCGTGCGATTGACTGGATTCAGCACAACCCGGTGCAGCGTATTTTTATAGGTGGCACAGCCTCCCCTGATTTCACAGCAGAGCAATGGACGCAAGGCACCAGACGCATCCTGGATCAATTGGCGCCGCATACGGAAGCCATTTATGTGATTGAAGCCAACCCCACCTTAGGGTTTGATGGCCCAAGCTGCCTGCGCCAACGCTCTTCTGCAGAATGCCAAAGCCCCCCTGCCAGCCACCCGCGCTATCCAGAAGTTGCCCGCTATGTGCAACAAGCCATCGCGCTGCAACCTAAGGCGCATTGGCTGGAGACCAGCAGTTTTGTCTGCCCCAATGACCAATGCCAGGCACTGCGAAATATCCATGGCCAAGAAACCGTCGTGTTCCGCGACAGCCAGCATCTGACGGCCAGTTTTGTGGCCCAGGCCGCAGAGCATTTTTCGCGGCAGATAGAAGGGGCGCATGGCATCGGTACCCAGCCACATCAAGACCGCCATGCACCTTGA
- a CDS encoding glycosyltransferase, with protein sequence MKIIFFTPRLLAGGAEQVAYLLASALVKNGHEIIVATPLAVGEFAEKFRKKCQIVDFKTGKPIKSIQNLAQIVRQFKSDAVICFGVTTGIAASLSKLFYRWKPPIFIRNENNLHLDWQQASFVNRLIGPVLSRWAAQHSHVIAVSRALASATANYLLIDSSHVTTILNPVIDDAAVPVETESAKLHPWLEDASVPVFVAMGRLENQKGFDVLIDAFSGIREKTNARLVIFGSGSLRDVLQAQIDSLNMEGAIVLAGHTDCPIAQMRRACAFVLSSRFEGFGLVLVEALWAGTQVISTDCDYGPAEVLEGGRYGTLVPVEDRDALANAMLDVLQQPRSIQRPPDAWFEKFTATEAARQHVALIESVERCQKARFAN encoded by the coding sequence TTGAAAATCATTTTTTTTACCCCTAGACTTTTGGCGGGAGGAGCAGAGCAAGTTGCTTATTTGCTGGCCTCTGCGCTAGTAAAAAATGGGCATGAAATAATCGTTGCCACGCCATTAGCGGTTGGTGAATTTGCTGAAAAATTCAGAAAAAAATGCCAAATCGTTGACTTCAAGACGGGCAAGCCGATTAAATCAATACAAAATCTTGCGCAAATTGTGCGGCAATTCAAATCCGATGCAGTGATTTGTTTTGGCGTCACTACGGGAATAGCGGCCTCACTATCGAAATTATTTTATCGATGGAAGCCACCAATTTTCATTCGCAACGAGAACAATCTTCATCTTGATTGGCAGCAGGCAAGCTTCGTTAACCGCCTCATTGGCCCGGTGCTCTCGCGTTGGGCGGCGCAGCACTCCCATGTAATTGCCGTTTCGCGGGCGCTGGCTTCAGCAACTGCCAATTACCTGCTTATTGATTCATCGCATGTCACAACCATTCTGAATCCAGTCATTGACGATGCCGCAGTGCCAGTTGAAACAGAGTCGGCAAAGTTGCACCCTTGGCTTGAAGATGCTTCTGTTCCTGTTTTTGTTGCCATGGGGCGATTGGAAAATCAAAAGGGTTTTGATGTTTTGATCGACGCCTTTTCGGGCATCAGAGAAAAAACCAATGCGCGCCTGGTGATTTTTGGAAGCGGTTCTTTGCGTGATGTATTGCAAGCGCAAATTGATTCGTTAAATATGGAGGGAGCTATTGTTCTGGCTGGGCATACAGATTGTCCAATCGCACAAATGCGGAGGGCATGTGCTTTTGTTCTTAGCTCCAGATTTGAAGGTTTTGGGCTGGTGCTTGTAGAGGCGCTGTGGGCGGGCACGCAAGTGATTTCTACCGACTGTGATTACGGCCCAGCCGAGGTCTTGGAGGGCGGCCGGTATGGCACCTTGGTCCCTGTTGAGGATCGTGATGCCCTTGCCAACGCCATGTTGGATGTGTTGCAGCAACCACGCTCTATTCAACGCCCACCTGATGCATGGTTTGAAAAATTCACAGCAACAGAAGCTGCGCGTCAGCATGTGGCTCTGATCGAATCCGTAGAGAGATGCCAGAAAGCTCGCTTTGCCAATTGA
- a CDS encoding nucleotide sugar dehydrogenase codes for MSDASQPSLLDTLQTRIAQAQACVGIYGLGYVGLPLALRFAEVGLKVVGFDIDEDKIQQLNAGRSYIERITPSTIQRAQAQGFEATSDFARTAEVDALIICVPTPLDAHREPDLSFIVSTIEAGLPFMRPGQLVSLESTTWPGTTEEVLAPRLRARGLVPGVHCALVFSPEREDPGNPDYGTKDIPKVIGGSTPRCLALGIALYQHAIKTMVPVSSTRAAEMTKLLENIHRSVNIGLVNEMKIVADKMGINIHEVIDAAATKPFGFVPYKPGPGLGGHCIPIDPFYLTWKAREYGVNTRFIELAGEINHYMPHWVVEKITDALNERSKAIKGSRILVLGLAYKKNIDDTRESPAVEIMDLLQAKGAHIDYSDPHVPVFPRKRDYHFDLQSVTLTPESIASYDCLVLATDHDGFDYPQLQQHARLIVDTRGRLGVGQANVAAA; via the coding sequence ATGTCTGACGCCTCCCAACCATCCCTACTCGACACTTTGCAGACACGTATTGCCCAAGCGCAGGCGTGCGTAGGCATATACGGTCTGGGCTATGTAGGCCTGCCTTTGGCATTGCGTTTTGCCGAAGTCGGCCTGAAAGTCGTCGGCTTCGATATTGATGAGGACAAAATCCAGCAGCTGAATGCCGGCCGCAGCTATATCGAGCGCATTACACCCAGCACCATCCAGCGTGCGCAGGCGCAGGGCTTTGAGGCCACGTCAGATTTCGCTCGCACGGCAGAGGTGGATGCGCTCATCATCTGCGTGCCCACGCCGCTGGATGCACACCGCGAGCCGGATCTGAGTTTCATCGTCAGCACTATCGAAGCCGGCTTGCCCTTCATGCGCCCAGGCCAGTTGGTGAGCCTGGAAAGCACCACATGGCCCGGCACCACCGAAGAGGTGCTGGCTCCGCGTTTGCGGGCCCGGGGTCTGGTGCCCGGTGTCCACTGTGCGCTGGTCTTTTCACCCGAGCGCGAGGACCCCGGCAATCCGGATTACGGGACCAAGGACATTCCGAAGGTCATTGGCGGCAGCACACCCCGCTGTCTGGCGCTGGGCATAGCGCTGTACCAGCATGCGATCAAAACGATGGTGCCCGTCAGCTCCACCCGCGCGGCAGAGATGACCAAGCTGCTGGAAAACATCCATCGCAGCGTGAACATAGGTCTGGTGAACGAGATGAAAATCGTGGCCGACAAAATGGGCATCAACATCCATGAGGTGATTGATGCGGCCGCGACCAAGCCCTTTGGCTTCGTACCCTACAAACCCGGCCCAGGCCTGGGCGGGCACTGCATCCCCATCGACCCGTTCTACCTGACCTGGAAGGCGCGTGAATACGGCGTGAATACCCGCTTCATAGAACTGGCGGGCGAAATCAACCACTACATGCCGCACTGGGTGGTAGAAAAAATCACCGATGCCCTGAACGAGCGCAGCAAGGCCATCAAAGGCAGCCGCATTTTGGTGCTGGGCTTGGCCTACAAGAAAAACATTGATGACACGCGCGAATCGCCCGCTGTGGAAATCATGGACTTGCTGCAAGCCAAAGGCGCGCACATCGATTACAGCGACCCGCATGTGCCCGTGTTTCCGCGCAAGCGCGATTACCACTTTGACCTGCAATCGGTGACCCTGACGCCCGAGAGCATCGCCAGCTACGACTGCCTGGTGCTGGCTACCGACCACGATGGATTTGACTACCCGCAGCTGCAGCAGCACGCCCGCTTGATCGTGGATACACGTGGACGGCTGGGGGTGGGCCAAGCCAATGTGGCGGCGGCGTAA
- the moaC gene encoding cyclic pyranopterin monophosphate synthase MoaC, with protein sequence MSSTSPLTHFDAQGQAHMVDVGAKPATRRTAIATGRITMQPATLALIESGSAKKGDVLGVARIAGIMAAKKTSDLIPLCHPLALTRVAVDFVLHPEDSAVQCSATVETVGPTGVEMEALTAVQVALLTVYDMCKAADKRMVITGVQVLEKHGGKSGSFVHTPGGAG encoded by the coding sequence ATGTCCAGCACTTCCCCCCTCACCCATTTCGACGCCCAGGGCCAGGCCCACATGGTGGACGTGGGCGCCAAGCCTGCCACCCGCCGCACGGCCATTGCCACCGGGCGCATCACCATGCAGCCTGCTACGTTGGCGCTGATTGAAAGCGGCAGCGCCAAAAAGGGCGACGTACTGGGCGTGGCCCGCATTGCCGGCATCATGGCCGCGAAGAAAACCAGCGACCTGATCCCCCTGTGCCACCCCCTGGCACTGACGCGGGTGGCGGTGGACTTCGTGCTGCACCCCGAAGACAGCGCCGTGCAGTGCTCCGCCACGGTGGAAACCGTGGGCCCCACAGGGGTGGAGATGGAGGCTTTGACGGCGGTGCAGGTAGCGCTGCTGACGGTTTACGACATGTGCAAGGCGGCTGATAAGCGCATGGTGATCACTGGCGTGCAGGTACTGGAAAAGCACGGGGGAAAGTCGGGGAGCTTCGTCCATACCCCTGGAGGTGCGGGGTGA
- a CDS encoding glycosyltransferase family 4 protein, whose amino-acid sequence MVADLCKRGVRAEITWLPLRAEYAPWTVPIPLPPAWATVAHVNTWLHTRFIPRGLPVVATIHHAVHHPDASAYKGPLRAAYHRWWIAPNERRVLRHAQRVVAVSQFVANSTLHSLLDVPMQVIYNGVDTERFCPGTRQRQPGEPFKLLFVGSWMARKGVDLLAPILRQLGEGFVLHYTGGPAAQKDKAHMPPNMIDMGRLQGDAAVVAAMQNADALLFPSRSEGHPLVAVEAMACGLPIIGMHGSSVSEAVTDGQTGLLCPQNDVAAFVTATRSLAADKARYASLAQAARLQAVERFSEASMIDAYLHLYHCITTGAKGAL is encoded by the coding sequence CTGGTGGCCGATCTGTGCAAGCGCGGGGTGCGTGCCGAGATTACCTGGCTACCGCTGCGCGCCGAATATGCGCCCTGGACAGTGCCCATACCCCTGCCGCCCGCGTGGGCCACAGTGGCGCACGTCAATACCTGGCTGCACACGCGCTTCATTCCCCGCGGCCTGCCCGTGGTAGCTACCATCCACCACGCCGTGCACCACCCAGATGCCAGCGCCTACAAAGGCCCTCTGCGCGCTGCCTACCACCGCTGGTGGATAGCGCCCAACGAACGCCGCGTGCTGCGCCATGCCCAGCGTGTGGTGGCTGTCAGCCAGTTTGTGGCCAACAGCACCCTGCACAGTCTGCTGGACGTGCCCATGCAGGTCATCTACAACGGCGTGGATACCGAGCGCTTTTGCCCCGGCACGCGCCAGCGCCAGCCCGGCGAGCCCTTCAAGCTGCTGTTTGTGGGCAGTTGGATGGCGCGCAAGGGCGTGGACTTGTTGGCCCCCATCCTGCGCCAACTGGGCGAGGGCTTTGTGCTGCACTACACCGGCGGCCCGGCGGCACAAAAAGACAAAGCCCACATGCCGCCCAACATGATCGACATGGGCCGCCTGCAAGGCGATGCTGCCGTGGTGGCTGCCATGCAGAATGCAGACGCGCTGCTGTTTCCATCGCGCAGCGAAGGCCACCCCCTAGTGGCGGTAGAAGCCATGGCCTGTGGCTTGCCCATTATTGGAATGCACGGGTCGTCCGTCTCTGAAGCGGTTACTGACGGTCAAACCGGCCTGCTGTGCCCACAAAATGATGTTGCGGCGTTTGTGACTGCCACGCGCAGCCTGGCTGCTGATAAGGCACGTTACGCCAGCCTGGCGCAAGCCGCGCGGCTGCAGGCAGTGGAGCGTTTTTCAGAAGCCTCCATGATCGACGCATACCTGCACCTGTACCACTGCATCACGACCGGTGCCAAAGGTGCCCTGTGA
- a CDS encoding putative DNA binding domain-containing protein encodes MHLEELQRILAGGEDSQHQFKREITHPDSLAAELVALSNSGGGRIFIGVADDGRISGLSPQQVRTLNQLLSNTASNNVRPPIHPSTQNIATEQGVVIVVTVAAGLNQPYMDAQGRVWVKNGADKRHVTSREEMQRMFLNAGLIQADTLPVPGTSMADMDWAAFDAYYRKRFGQPCPEAEHTASLTSLGLLKNQQLTLAGVLLFGLQPQRWLPVCMVKAVAFYGNSIGDTQYQDSEDIDGTLSAQFQRSFAFIKRNLHHVQNGRGFNTLGELEVPPIALEELLVNALMHRDYFDSASIRILVFRDRIEIISPGHLPGNLSTEDIQHGKTKRRNPILSEHAAHLLPYRGLGSGIHRARQAWPQIALQDHRSGNEFRAVVARPKPATQVIAPAGIGTEGGNPPVTPEVTPEVTPEVMRLMPVLQGAMSRQELMRALGLKDEKHFRQHYQQAAMALGLIEMTIPDKPRSRLQRYQLTEAGQKLVPPQQGHNP; translated from the coding sequence ATGCACCTTGAAGAACTCCAGCGCATCCTGGCCGGTGGTGAAGACAGCCAGCACCAGTTCAAGCGCGAAATCACCCACCCAGACAGCTTGGCCGCCGAACTGGTGGCCCTGTCCAACAGCGGCGGTGGGCGCATTTTCATCGGCGTGGCAGACGATGGCCGCATCAGCGGCTTGAGCCCGCAGCAGGTGCGCACCTTGAACCAGCTGCTCAGCAACACCGCCAGCAACAATGTGCGTCCGCCCATCCACCCCAGCACGCAGAACATCGCTACCGAACAAGGTGTCGTCATCGTGGTGACGGTGGCTGCAGGCCTGAACCAGCCCTACATGGACGCGCAGGGCCGCGTGTGGGTCAAGAACGGGGCAGACAAGCGCCACGTCACCTCGCGCGAAGAAATGCAGCGCATGTTCTTGAACGCCGGGTTGATCCAGGCCGACACCCTGCCCGTGCCGGGCACCAGCATGGCCGATATGGATTGGGCCGCTTTTGACGCTTACTACCGCAAACGCTTTGGCCAACCCTGCCCCGAAGCCGAGCACACCGCCAGCCTTACCAGCCTGGGCCTGCTCAAAAACCAGCAACTGACCTTGGCCGGAGTGCTGCTGTTTGGCCTGCAGCCCCAGCGCTGGTTGCCCGTGTGCATGGTCAAAGCCGTGGCGTTCTATGGCAACTCGATTGGCGATACCCAGTACCAAGACAGCGAAGACATTGACGGCACCCTGAGCGCGCAGTTTCAGCGCAGTTTTGCCTTTATCAAACGTAACCTGCACCACGTGCAAAACGGCAGAGGCTTCAACACCCTGGGCGAGCTGGAAGTGCCGCCCATCGCGTTGGAAGAGCTGCTGGTCAACGCCCTGATGCACCGCGATTACTTTGACAGCGCCTCCATTCGCATCCTGGTGTTTCGTGACCGCATTGAAATCATCAGCCCCGGCCACCTGCCTGGCAACCTGAGCACCGAAGACATCCAGCACGGCAAAACCAAGCGCCGCAACCCCATCTTGAGCGAACACGCCGCCCACCTGCTGCCCTACCGGGGGCTGGGCAGTGGCATTCACCGAGCACGGCAAGCCTGGCCGCAAATTGCGTTGCAAGACCACCGCAGCGGCAATGAATTTAGGGCCGTGGTGGCGCGGCCCAAGCCCGCCACGCAAGTGATTGCACCCGCAGGCATAGGCACTGAGGGGGGCAACCCACCAGTCACCCCCGAAGTCACCCCCGAAGTCACCCCCGAAGTCATGCGATTGATGCCAGTCTTGCAGGGTGCCATGAGCCGCCAAGAATTGATGCGGGCACTGGGCCTGAAAGATGAAAAGCACTTTCGCCAGCACTACCAGCAAGCAGCCATGGCATTAGGGTTGATAGAAATGACTATTCCCGACAAACCCCGCAGTCGCCTGCAGCGCTACCAGCTGACTGAGGCAGGGCAAAAGCTGGTGCCACCACAGCAGGGCCACAACCCATGA